Proteins encoded together in one Microbacterium oxydans window:
- a CDS encoding histidinol dehydrogenase: protein MRVNRVSRVLSWVAAALVGGVYGVAGTIAHSVMWGPVPIGIIVAAIACAAILIAVRALTHDRGAAVAAGLGMIGMLVLISGVGPGGSIVVPDSLSGQIWTYLVAGIVLLVIAWPSFARTPVRTEAPAAQEPEPRES from the coding sequence GTGCGCGTGAACCGGGTGTCCAGGGTGTTGTCGTGGGTCGCTGCCGCCCTGGTGGGCGGCGTCTACGGCGTCGCGGGCACGATCGCGCACAGTGTGATGTGGGGCCCGGTCCCGATCGGCATCATCGTCGCGGCGATCGCCTGCGCCGCGATCCTCATCGCCGTGCGCGCACTCACGCACGACAGGGGAGCGGCGGTGGCGGCGGGTCTCGGCATGATCGGGATGCTCGTGCTGATCTCCGGCGTCGGTCCCGGCGGATCCATCGTCGTGCCGGACTCGCTCAGCGGCCAGATCTGGACCTACCTGGTGGCCGGAATCGTGCTGCTCGTCATCGCGTGGCCGTCGTTCGCGCGGACACCGGTGCGCACCGAGGCGCCTGCCGCGCAGGAACCCGAGCCCCGCGAGTCGTAG